In Anomaloglossus baeobatrachus isolate aAnoBae1 chromosome 10, aAnoBae1.hap1, whole genome shotgun sequence, the genomic window ACTGGGGAGGGTGGAGGTCTGCGTTCCGGACAGGTTGGGGGTGTAGGGGAGTTGGTGAGGGACCTTTTGGTCTGGGGCACATTTTGGGGGCCGGGTTTTTACGTCCCGTCCCCCACACCCCCTGCATGCACAGGCTATCCCGCATCACACACACTGCTCGGGCCACAACATGACGTGTTTATTGAATTCTTGCCAATTAGTCGCATTCAGAATGTACATTGGAATCGTGTACGCTGGGGAAAAAGTGAGTTGGTGGGAGCCGGGCGCAGCTTTCCGTACTCCTGAATAAGCCCTTTAATAACAGTGATGTAATGTGGTGCAAGTCCGTCCCCGAGAGCAGGACGGAGGCCACAGGTGCTGTTTACAAGCAGCGTCGCCAGGAGGAATAGGTATGGAAACCTCCCAGGCTGCCCCGCTCGCCCGGCCAGGATCATTAATGACAGTGCAGCagcagaaggcaatgaaatgtaggAATTTGTTCATAGTAAGGTAACACCGGCCCCGTGGGAGGCGTGCGCTTTATTGTGGTGTCCTCCACGTCACCGCTCCAGTGTGTGCGGTGCTCGGGTATTTTTAGACCAGTTCCTCAACTTTGCTCCTAATAGTTGTTGCTTTGGACGAGGCAGTCATTACCGAGCTGTAGAGAGAGGCGAAGCTCCGCTCTGTGCAGACAGGTCTCATGTGACCGAAATGTAACGAGCAAACACACATGTGACTACAAGGTCAGAGCGCGGAGCACAGCCATGACCGGCATGGGACTGCGCACCCAGGGGGAGTATAGAGATGAGGAGCACAGCCATGACCGGCATGGGACTGCGCACCCAGGGGGAGTATAGAGGAGAGGAACACAGCCATGACTGGCATGGGACTGCGCACTCAGGGGGAGTATagaggagaggaaggagaggagcacAGCAATGACCGGCATGGGACTGCGCACTCAGGGGGGAGTATAGAGGAGAGGAGCACAGCCATGACCGGCATGGGACTGTGCACAAAGGGGGAGTATAGAGGAGAGGAAGGTGAGGAGCACAGCCATGACCGGCATGGGACTGCGCACCCAGGGGGAGTATAGAGATGAGGAGCACAGCCATGACCGGCATGGGACTGCGCACCCAGGGGGAGTATAGAGGAGAGGAACACAGCCATGACTGGCATGGGACTGCGCACTCAGGGGGAGTATagaggagaggaaggagaggagcacAGCAATGACCGGCATGGGACTGCGCACCCAGGGGGAGTATAGAGGAGAGGAACACAGCCATGACTGGCATGGGACTGCGCACTCAGGGGGAGTATAGAGGAGAGGAAGGTGAGGAGCACAGCCATGACCGGCATGGGACTGCGCACCCAGGGGGAGTATAGAGGAGGGGAAAGCAGGGAGCACAGCCATGACCGGCATGGGACTGCGCACCCAGGGGGAGTATAGAGGAGGGGAAGGTGAGGAGCACAGCCATGACCGACATGGGACTGCGCACCCAGGGGGAGTATAGAGGAGAGGAaggctgggagcaagaggccttcaCCAGTCCCATGCCGGTCATGGCTGTGTTCctcgccctcccctcctctgtactCCCCCCTGGGTGCACAGTCCCATGCTGGTCACGGGACTGTGCACCCAGGTGGTATATACAGGAGGGGAATGTGAGGCATGCTTTCCTAGGGGCCAGGGATGTGGATACAGTGAAGGGCCCGGTGGTGAATGCTGCAGAGGTCACCAGTCCAGGAATGAGGAAGCGTTCCCTTGTATTATGCTGATTTGCTGAATCCCTCTTTTACACAGGTGCAATCTGTCTATAAATGCTGCAATGtgatactacaactcccagcctcccGCACACCTGTAGGGACTTGTAGTTGCACTAGAGCAGCTTTAGGCTGTGCACATAGTGTGTTTTTATCACTTTGTAATTGTTTTTGAGTGCCGTTTTATCCCAAAACATGCAAATCCTTATGCTGGTaacgtcaatgagaatcctgatgtTTTTTTCCCCTTGTAGAGTCATAAATAACTTTGCagggtgtcaattctttcagtgttttccaCTCCAGAATCCATAGAAAAGGCATTGaaaaaagtatcaaaaactgttttctaccaagaaatgcagatttggtgcagaaatttctgcaactagTCAATTGTGTGCACATAACCTGTGTGTGTGGTGCAGGCGCCATCCTGCCATGACATCTGGTCAATGCTTGCTTTCTACAGGCTGGGTAATATGGCAGCAGTGCCATTATAATTGAGTGCCCTGGCCCGCATTCCCTGCTGTCTCTAGCCTCCCcttgtgcccccccctgctgtctGTAGCCTCCCCTTGTGCCCCCCCTGCTGTCTGTAGCCTCCCcttgtgcccccccctgctgtctGTAGCCTCCCcttgtgcccccccctgctgtctGTAGCCTCCCCTTGTGCCCCCCCCCCTGCTATCTGTAGCCTCCCCTTGTGCCCCCCCTGCTGTCTGTAGCCTCCCCTTGTGCCCCCCCTGCTATCTGTAGCCTCCCCTTGTGCCCCCCCTGCTGTCTGTAGCCTCCCcttgtgcccccccctgctgtctGTAGCCCCCCCTGCTGTCTGTAGCCTCCCCTTGTGCCCCGCCCCCCCACTGTCTGTAGCTGCCCCTTGTACCCCCCATGCTGTCTGTAGCCGCCCCTTGTGCCCCGCCCCCCTGCTGTCTGTAGCTGCCCCTTGTACCCCCCTGCTGTCTGTAGCTGCCCCTTGTACCCCCCTGCTGTCTGTAGCTGCCCCTTGTGCCCCCCCTGCTGTCTGTAGCTGCCCCTTGTACCCCCCTGCTGTCTGTAGCTGCCCCTTGTGCCCCCCCTGCTGTCTGTAGCTGCCCCTTGTACCCCCCTGCTGTCTGTAGCTGCCCCTTGTGCCCCCCGCTGTCTGTAGCCGCCCCTTGTGCCCCGCCCCCCCGCTGTCTGTAGCTGCCCCTTGTGCccccctgtcctctgctttttctgtaAGTGACTGCTTCTGTTCTGTCTTCCAGAAATGAGCCGTCAGACTGCCGCAGCCATCCCTACCGGTACTTCCAAGTGTCCACCTTCCCAGCGGGTGCCAGCCTTGACAGGAACAACGGCTTCAAACAATGACTTGGCGAGCCTCTTCGAATGCCCCGTGTGCTTTGACTATGTTTTGCCACCGATTCTCCAATGTCAGAGCGGGCATCTCGTCTGCAGCAACTGTCGCCCCAAGCTCACATGTTGCCCGACCTGCAGGGGGCCCTTGGGATCCATCCGCAACCTGGCAATGGAAAAAGTTGCCAACTCTGTCCTCTTCCCCTGCAAATACGCCTCTTCAGGTTGCGAGGTGACTTTGCCGCACACGGAGAAAGCCGACCACGAGGAGCTGTGTGAGTTTCGACCGTACTCGTGCCCCTGCCCCGGAGCCTCCTGCAAGTGGCAAGGGTCCTTGGATGCCGTGATGCCACATCTTATGCATCAGCATAAATCCATAACAACGTTACAAGGAGAGGATATTGTGTTTCTCGCCACGGACATTAACCTCCCCGGGGCGGTGGACTGGGTCATGATGCAGTCCTGTTTTGGGTTTCACTTTATGCTGGTGCTGGAGAAACAGGAAAAATACGACGGGCACCAACAATTCTTTGCTATTGTACAGCTAATAGGCACGCGGAAGCAAGCCGAGAACTTTGCTTACCGGCTGGAGCTAAACGGGCACCGGCGACGATTGACTTGGGAGGCCACTCCGCGCTCGATTCACGAGGGCATTGCCACCGCCATCATGAACAGCGACTGCCTAGTGTTTGATACGAGCATTGCACAACTCTTTGCCGAAAACGGCAATTTAGGAATAAATGTAACAATCTCcatgtgttgaaaaaaaaaaaatggcaaccaCAAACTTCCAGGGCCAGTGTTTAAAGTCCTCGCTTTATATTTCACTTTCTACAATTGCAATTGACTTTCACTCCCGGGCCGCtgcagactgcaaaaaaaaaacaaaacaaaaaatataaaaaaaaataaagaaaaaatgtggCGCGGCCGGAGAACGGTGACCTACACAAACAGGAAGCAGATGcatgtaaaaaagaaaaacactAATATTTAAATCAACCACTGAAGAAACAAAAACCCTATACCCTCGACtcgggcatcttttttttttttctatttttttttttttttaatttaaaatgtaaaggaaaaaaagcaaaaaaaaaaaaccaaataaccCCAAATTTGTTTGTAGTTTGTACAGTAAATTACTGTCCCACACCTCCCGCTcctcctcaatttttttttttccggtAATATATTTTTGACGGACAAGCCATTTTTCGCGGCGTCCTCTCCGGGTCGCTGCGTTCCTCATTCGTAAGTCACTATATAGAATTGCTGCTGTTTgtgtatattttctgtgtattgctaATTTTTATTAACTTctagttttttttttcattgaataaatgttgattttttttttctttttctgtatgtaagtatataaatatattatatattttttttgtacacaTAAGTTTGCTATGCATAATttctcaatttttatttttttttttttgttcccccacccatatttttttttttaatttttgctccCCAATCTGGAATGAGGAATGTTTAATATTTTCAGTGATATTTG contains:
- the SIAH1 gene encoding E3 ubiquitin-protein ligase SIAH1 isoform X1, whose translation is MTGKATQRVLYSWKGVLFTCLSGGDPRKRKEMSRQTAAAIPTGTSKCPPSQRVPALTGTTASNNDLASLFECPVCFDYVLPPILQCQSGHLVCSNCRPKLTCCPTCRGPLGSIRNLAMEKVANSVLFPCKYASSGCEVTLPHTEKADHEELCEFRPYSCPCPGASCKWQGSLDAVMPHLMHQHKSITTLQGEDIVFLATDINLPGAVDWVMMQSCFGFHFMLVLEKQEKYDGHQQFFAIVQLIGTRKQAENFAYRLELNGHRRRLTWEATPRSIHEGIATAIMNSDCLVFDTSIAQLFAENGNLGINVTISMC
- the SIAH1 gene encoding E3 ubiquitin-protein ligase SIAH1 isoform X2, with the protein product MSRQTAAAIPTGTSKCPPSQRVPALTGTTASNNDLASLFECPVCFDYVLPPILQCQSGHLVCSNCRPKLTCCPTCRGPLGSIRNLAMEKVANSVLFPCKYASSGCEVTLPHTEKADHEELCEFRPYSCPCPGASCKWQGSLDAVMPHLMHQHKSITTLQGEDIVFLATDINLPGAVDWVMMQSCFGFHFMLVLEKQEKYDGHQQFFAIVQLIGTRKQAENFAYRLELNGHRRRLTWEATPRSIHEGIATAIMNSDCLVFDTSIAQLFAENGNLGINVTISMC